The following are from one region of the Aquirufa lenticrescens genome:
- a CDS encoding thiol-disulfide oxidoreductase DCC family protein, which yields MDGIVLIDGGCRFCRFSSKLLKRMVKGNLPIIPETSFTEFTLPDIDSIKWVVGKKVYVKSDAIARILVHAHWYFQPLRIMFLLPTRLLDMGYDWVAKNRLFWGKSVDDCAI from the coding sequence ATGGACGGAATCGTTTTAATCGATGGAGGTTGTCGCTTTTGTCGCTTCTCCTCGAAGCTACTGAAACGGATGGTAAAAGGCAATTTGCCCATCATTCCCGAAACATCATTTACGGAATTTACGCTTCCTGACATTGATAGCATCAAATGGGTGGTAGGGAAGAAGGTCTATGTGAAATCGGATGCCATAGCACGTATTTTAGTCCATGCTCATTGGTATTTTCAACCCCTGCGTATCATGTTTTTATTACCTACCCGCCTGCTGGATATGGGCTATGATTGGGTGGCGAAGAATCGATTATTTTGGGGTAAATCGGTGGACGATTGTGCCATTTAG
- a CDS encoding T9SS type B sorting domain-containing protein, with the protein MLLKRISLYFLFLCALSFAAQATHLKGGEITVKRMSDKTLTFEFTLTTYTENNRANVEQNTVNFCFGDGSSILSARRSAGYPINLGNGTLKNVYKIQYTYPAASLFYKVSVAVPNRNDGVLNITRSVDVAFYVETIFSINAGLGLNSTPVLLNPAVDLTAVVGQPFIHNSNAVDAEGDSLAYRLSVSRTGAELTCDPAGRGLLAPNFKQPNEVSATPSSFTINAKTGDLIWRSPQEVGLYNCAFIIEEWRNGVKISETVRDMQIEVKDLDNRGPLLSVPADVCIQAGTRINQTITAIDQVSKTGRVDPISITSSGNVYAIDTSYAVKPPNATFTAAARQTALTAVGTFNWQTDCVHIRKEGYDVFFKAEDFPPVTNAGVSNLVDSKIWNIRVLAPAVKNVTATAGVGTSIALKWSTYACSLPNATLILYRKQGACDAIVNANCATGMSASGYTELARLPITATAYTDNAIVKNTNYSYVLVVAFTNSKGVDDFSPMSNSACYLIASASPIMTNVSVLKTSTTAGENLVRWTRPVKLDTLQYPGPYTYQLMRAIGTGTYGAIGSPIPATIRTAVNDTTYTDTGLNTSALTYRYRTDFYYTLNGVRTLLESPTPASNVRLSTQVAIASVKLAWSATVPWSNENKVHRVYRETPRGSGIFNRIADVPVTTAGTFKYVDSGADTYAADGTFSVAMKTDSSYCYYVETLGSYGPGLPAMELINKSQIICGIPQTDIFPCPPALQLYTVDCASLDTKADCSFSSFTNQLTWTPTVSGICDPDIVSYKIYYAKDPPSAYTLLATSSTLNFSHILQNSYRGCYYVTAVSALGKESTPSNKICVENCASFDLPNLFSPNGDGLNDSFKPMRCPRFVSLVTCKIVDRNGQLIYQYSGPLAGFGWNGTDSNGVQMSASSYFYTCDVVFDLFDKSAQNKSLKGWVELVR; encoded by the coding sequence ATGCTCTTGAAAAGAATTAGCCTTTATTTCTTGTTTCTGTGCGCGCTTAGTTTTGCGGCTCAAGCGACCCATTTAAAGGGAGGGGAGATCACGGTAAAACGGATGTCGGATAAAACATTGACTTTCGAATTTACGCTAACCACCTACACGGAAAATAATCGGGCGAATGTGGAGCAGAATACGGTGAATTTCTGTTTTGGGGATGGTTCTTCTATTTTATCAGCTCGTCGTTCTGCTGGTTATCCTATTAATCTAGGGAACGGGACGTTGAAAAACGTATACAAAATCCAATATACCTATCCAGCTGCTTCCTTGTTTTATAAAGTATCCGTGGCTGTTCCTAATCGAAATGATGGCGTATTGAATATTACACGTTCAGTGGATGTGGCATTTTATGTAGAAACTATCTTTTCGATTAATGCAGGATTGGGATTAAATTCCACGCCTGTGTTACTGAATCCAGCGGTGGATTTGACTGCCGTGGTCGGACAGCCCTTTATTCATAATTCGAATGCGGTAGATGCGGAAGGTGATTCTTTGGCCTACCGCCTATCTGTATCTAGAACTGGGGCAGAATTAACCTGCGATCCAGCAGGAAGAGGTTTATTAGCCCCTAATTTTAAGCAGCCTAATGAGGTTTCTGCAACTCCCTCTTCGTTTACGATTAATGCCAAAACAGGGGATTTAATCTGGAGATCCCCTCAAGAAGTAGGTTTGTACAACTGTGCATTTATTATTGAAGAGTGGAGAAACGGCGTCAAGATTTCGGAGACCGTTCGGGATATGCAGATCGAAGTGAAGGATTTAGATAACAGAGGTCCCTTGTTAAGTGTACCTGCAGATGTTTGTATTCAAGCTGGAACGCGTATAAATCAAACCATTACGGCCATTGATCAGGTTTCTAAAACGGGACGGGTGGATCCGATATCCATTACGAGTAGTGGAAATGTGTATGCGATAGATACATCTTATGCTGTCAAACCTCCTAATGCGACCTTTACGGCTGCTGCGCGCCAAACGGCTCTTACGGCTGTAGGTACCTTCAACTGGCAAACAGATTGTGTTCACATTCGAAAAGAGGGATATGATGTCTTTTTCAAGGCAGAGGACTTTCCGCCTGTGACAAACGCAGGGGTGAGTAATTTAGTAGATAGTAAGATTTGGAATATACGGGTGCTCGCGCCAGCAGTGAAAAATGTGACAGCTACAGCAGGAGTGGGTACTTCCATCGCGCTTAAATGGTCTACGTACGCCTGTTCTTTACCTAATGCTACGTTGATTTTGTACCGAAAACAAGGTGCCTGCGATGCCATCGTCAATGCGAATTGTGCTACTGGTATGTCGGCATCTGGCTACACGGAACTAGCTCGTTTACCTATTACGGCCACAGCTTACACGGATAATGCCATCGTAAAAAATACGAATTACTCTTATGTGCTAGTGGTGGCCTTTACGAATTCGAAAGGAGTAGACGATTTCAGTCCGATGTCAAATTCGGCTTGTTATTTGATTGCCAGCGCTTCGCCTATTATGACAAATGTATCTGTGCTTAAAACGAGTACCACGGCAGGGGAGAACTTAGTGCGCTGGACGCGTCCAGTGAAATTAGATACGCTGCAATACCCTGGGCCTTATACATATCAATTGATGCGGGCTATTGGAACTGGGACTTATGGAGCCATAGGTTCACCTATTCCGGCTACTATTCGCACTGCAGTAAACGATACGACCTATACGGATACCGGTTTAAATACCTCCGCGTTGACTTACCGCTATCGCACGGATTTCTATTATACGTTAAATGGTGTGCGAACTTTATTAGAGTCGCCTACACCGGCTTCTAATGTGCGTTTAAGTACGCAAGTGGCCATTGCTTCTGTGAAGTTAGCATGGTCTGCTACTGTACCTTGGTCCAATGAGAACAAAGTTCACCGTGTTTACCGTGAGACGCCTCGTGGGTCAGGTATTTTTAATCGTATTGCCGATGTGCCTGTGACGACGGCTGGCACTTTTAAATATGTGGACTCAGGAGCAGATACGTATGCCGCTGACGGGACGTTTTCTGTGGCGATGAAGACCGATTCGTCGTACTGTTATTATGTGGAGACCTTGGGTTCGTATGGGCCAGGATTGCCAGCGATGGAATTGATTAATAAGTCGCAAATCATTTGTGGTATTCCACAGACAGACATTTTCCCTTGTCCTCCAGCGCTGCAGTTGTACACTGTGGATTGCGCGTCTTTAGATACAAAGGCGGATTGTTCATTCAGTAGCTTTACAAATCAACTTACGTGGACGCCTACGGTCTCCGGTATTTGCGATCCGGATATTGTGAGTTATAAGATTTATTATGCTAAAGACCCTCCGTCTGCCTATACCTTATTAGCCACTTCTTCTACGTTGAACTTCTCGCATATACTCCAAAACTCCTACCGTGGTTGTTATTACGTGACCGCTGTAAGTGCCTTAGGTAAAGAAAGTACGCCTAGCAACAAGATTTGCGTAGAGAACTGTGCGTCATTTGACTTGCCTAACTTATTTAGTCCAAACGGAGATGGCCTGAATGATTCCTTTAAGCCGATGCGCTGTCCACGCTTTGTGAGTTTAGTGACCTGTAAAATTGTAGATCGCAATGGTCAGCTAATTTACCAATATTCCGGTCCTTTGGCTGGTTTTGGTTGGAATGGAACGGATTCAAACGGCGTTCAAATGTCAGCCTCCTCTTATTTCTACACTTGCGATGTGGTCTTTGATCTGTTTGATAAATCGGCACAAAACAAGAGTCTTAAAGGCTGGGTAGAACTAGTTCGCTAA
- the fabD gene encoding ACP S-malonyltransferase, with the protein MKAYIFPGQGSQFPGMAKDLYTNFPVAKQIIDEADAILGFSLSSVMFEGTDEELKQTKVTQPAIYLHSILIPKLGKDFAPSMVAGHSLGEFSALVAAGGLSWQDGLRLVYQRALAMQKACEIEPSTMAAVLGLPDATIEEICQAYGPSVVAANYNCPGQVVISGSVEGIEAVGVQLKEAGAKRVLPLPVGGAFHSPFMEPARVELAAAIEATEIVRPICPIFQNVNAKPSQDPAEIKANLISQLTGAVRWTQSVEAMVGAGATEFIECGPGKVLQGLVRKIHAEAVVSSMELA; encoded by the coding sequence ATGAAAGCATATATTTTCCCAGGTCAAGGTTCTCAGTTTCCAGGAATGGCAAAGGATCTTTACACGAATTTTCCAGTAGCGAAACAAATCATCGATGAGGCGGATGCCATCTTAGGCTTTTCTTTATCGTCTGTGATGTTCGAGGGGACGGATGAGGAATTGAAACAAACGAAAGTAACACAACCTGCGATCTATTTGCATTCTATTTTGATTCCCAAATTAGGGAAAGACTTCGCTCCCTCAATGGTTGCAGGTCACTCTTTAGGAGAATTTTCTGCGCTAGTTGCGGCAGGCGGCTTAAGCTGGCAAGATGGATTACGATTAGTGTACCAAAGAGCGCTAGCCATGCAAAAGGCTTGCGAAATCGAGCCAAGCACCATGGCTGCCGTTTTAGGTTTGCCCGATGCAACAATTGAAGAAATTTGCCAGGCTTACGGTCCATCCGTAGTCGCAGCAAACTATAACTGCCCTGGCCAAGTCGTGATCTCTGGATCAGTAGAAGGAATCGAAGCGGTAGGCGTTCAATTGAAAGAAGCAGGAGCGAAGCGCGTATTGCCATTGCCAGTAGGTGGAGCCTTCCACTCACCCTTTATGGAACCAGCACGTGTAGAATTAGCCGCGGCTATTGAAGCAACGGAAATCGTTCGCCCTATTTGCCCGATCTTCCAAAACGTGAATGCTAAACCATCACAAGACCCAGCTGAAATCAAAGCGAACTTAATCTCTCAATTAACGGGTGCCGTTCGTTGGACACAGTCAGTTGAAGCGATGGTAGGCGCAGGTGCGACAGAATTTATCGAATGTGGACCAGGCAAAGTATTGCAAGGACTTGTGCGCAAGATTCACGCGGAGGCGGTTGTTTCTTCTATGGAGTTAGCATAA
- a CDS encoding bifunctional heptose 7-phosphate kinase/heptose 1-phosphate adenyltransferase, whose product MNSERLETILARIQQLRIAVMGDFALDFYFDIQTSTGEYSIETAKEVHLASQPRAYLGGAGNVAKNLAVLGAHVSAFGVRGNDLFGREMAHQMTALGIDAKNIKETNIDTPTYSKPLQTQEELNRIDFGTRSSNFQNKTSELISTLQSASFDWIIINEQFNTPLLQAKHVEALNFTHALADLRSLGRQAKNLPLKVNEAEFIKILQKPATPENIQAWATLRKNPVLVTLGEKGMIYASEQEFHHQPAFPIKGSIDTVGAGDMVVAGFSAARAAGATVEEACELASLAVHISIHQIGETGSASPDAIRQLHHGHSIA is encoded by the coding sequence ATGAACTCCGAAAGATTAGAGACCATTTTGGCTCGAATCCAACAGCTGCGTATAGCGGTGATGGGGGATTTTGCGTTGGACTTCTATTTTGACATTCAAACATCCACTGGTGAATATTCTATAGAAACTGCAAAAGAAGTGCATCTCGCTTCACAGCCACGTGCTTATTTAGGTGGCGCGGGTAATGTGGCGAAGAATCTAGCGGTATTAGGCGCGCATGTTTCGGCCTTCGGGGTGCGTGGAAATGATCTCTTTGGAAGAGAGATGGCGCACCAGATGACGGCTTTAGGGATTGATGCTAAAAACATTAAAGAAACGAATATCGACACCCCTACCTATTCGAAACCGCTGCAAACACAAGAGGAATTGAATCGTATCGATTTTGGAACGAGGTCTTCGAATTTTCAGAATAAAACCAGCGAGTTAATCTCTACCCTACAATCAGCCTCTTTCGACTGGATTATCATCAATGAGCAATTCAACACTCCACTCTTGCAGGCAAAACACGTCGAAGCGCTAAACTTTACACATGCACTAGCAGATTTACGTTCACTAGGCCGCCAGGCGAAAAACCTACCCTTAAAGGTGAACGAGGCTGAGTTTATAAAAATACTTCAAAAGCCAGCTACGCCCGAAAACATCCAAGCATGGGCCACCTTGCGAAAAAATCCTGTGTTAGTCACCTTAGGTGAAAAAGGGATGATTTACGCGAGCGAGCAGGAGTTTCATCACCAGCCTGCTTTCCCAATAAAAGGCTCTATCGATACGGTGGGAGCCGGTGATATGGTGGTGGCAGGATTCTCTGCGGCAAGAGCAGCTGGGGCAACGGTGGAAGAAGCTTGTGAATTGGCGTCTTTGGCCGTACATATCAGTATTCATCAAATCGGCGAAACCGGCTCCGCGAGTCCGGACGCCATTAGACAATTACACCATGGACATTCAATCGCTTAG
- a CDS encoding AGE family epimerase/isomerase: MDIQSLRSEIKEYTEGALLPFWIQRTVDQKQGGFITHFNEFGEDAGDDEKSLIAMTRSVFTYSQAYRHGFGGEIMKEMAAHGVRFLLDNMWDAENGGFYWMVNRAGEPTNKQKIGYGHSFAIYSLSEYTLATGDPVGLEYAEKVFDLLQKYAVDTHYGGYWEFFAEDWSLMGPGAPGGDRKTLDVHMHLMEAFTTLYEASGKEIHRRKLQESIDILIYKIMDPKTGTGIPQFWADWSVAPQIKFDIVWGWDRFQEGGQKASAVDNTSYGHNSEFGWLLLHALNVGKIDATPYLDNIKKAFYHSMENGVDWEHGGVFVEGSHSGGPTDVEKEFWQQAEMLIGMLDAYLLTKDLQFMKAYEQVHRFVFDKMINRNTGEWWPLMTREGEPIWRHMAHNWKINYHNVRSMILSYEKLGEINLYL, encoded by the coding sequence ATGGACATTCAATCGCTTAGATCGGAAATCAAGGAATATACCGAGGGAGCATTATTGCCCTTCTGGATTCAGCGGACGGTGGATCAAAAACAAGGTGGTTTTATAACGCATTTTAATGAGTTTGGTGAAGATGCAGGAGATGACGAGAAGTCGCTGATTGCGATGACCCGTTCCGTCTTTACCTACTCGCAGGCCTATCGCCACGGTTTTGGAGGGGAAATCATGAAAGAGATGGCGGCGCATGGGGTTCGGTTTTTACTGGACAACATGTGGGACGCTGAAAATGGTGGGTTCTATTGGATGGTGAACCGGGCGGGAGAACCGACGAATAAGCAGAAAATTGGATATGGCCATAGCTTTGCGATTTATTCCCTAAGCGAATATACTCTGGCGACGGGGGATCCGGTGGGTTTAGAATACGCGGAGAAGGTCTTCGATTTACTCCAAAAATATGCGGTAGATACCCATTACGGCGGTTATTGGGAATTCTTTGCGGAAGATTGGTCGCTCATGGGACCAGGTGCGCCGGGCGGGGATCGAAAAACCTTAGATGTTCATATGCATTTGATGGAGGCATTCACGACCTTGTATGAGGCGAGTGGGAAAGAGATACACCGCAGAAAGCTGCAGGAGTCAATTGATATTTTGATTTATAAAATAATGGACCCGAAGACGGGGACAGGTATTCCTCAGTTTTGGGCGGACTGGAGTGTCGCACCACAGATAAAATTCGATATCGTGTGGGGTTGGGATCGTTTTCAGGAGGGAGGCCAAAAAGCCTCAGCCGTCGACAATACCTCTTACGGCCATAACTCAGAATTTGGCTGGTTGCTGTTGCACGCATTGAACGTGGGCAAGATTGATGCCACACCCTATTTGGACAACATCAAAAAGGCTTTCTACCATTCGATGGAAAATGGCGTCGACTGGGAACATGGCGGAGTCTTTGTGGAAGGTTCGCACAGTGGAGGGCCTACAGATGTAGAGAAGGAATTTTGGCAACAAGCCGAAATGCTCATTGGAATGCTGGATGCCTATCTTTTAACGAAAGATTTGCAATTCATGAAAGCGTATGAACAAGTGCATCGCTTCGTTTTTGATAAAATGATTAACCGAAATACCGGTGAATGGTGGCCGCTGATGACCCGTGAGGGAGAACCGATTTGGCGACACATGGCCCACAACTGGAAAATAAATTACCATAATGTTCGCTCAATGATTCTCTCCTATGAGAAGCTAGGCGAAATAAACCTATACCTATGA
- a CDS encoding sugar phosphate isomerase/epimerase family protein, whose translation MTNISRRDLLIASGTAAGAAFLPSSASAAPVAKAHKFEFSLNMSTIMGQKLGLIKELEVASAAGFQHCEIWVPTLEAYLKSGGTLLEAKKRIDDLGIKIQNAIGFAQWIVDDEATRKQGLEQMKREMDMLAQLGCFRTAAPPMGATKEAGLDLRRAAERYRAILDLGVSTGVTPQLEMWGHSKNLNRVADVLFVAAEAGQPNAKLLLDVFHIYKGESSIDCLHLVGENSIDVFHVNDYVTSIKPTSITDGDRIYAGDGEAPIKEIIKRLKPSEKPVILSLELFNKELWSQDPLKVAKTGLEKMKKMI comes from the coding sequence ATGACAAACATTAGTCGCCGCGATTTATTGATTGCATCCGGAACCGCTGCAGGGGCGGCCTTTTTGCCTTCCTCTGCCTCAGCAGCACCTGTTGCTAAAGCACATAAATTCGAGTTCTCACTGAATATGAGTACGATTATGGGCCAAAAGTTAGGACTCATCAAAGAACTCGAAGTCGCCTCCGCGGCCGGCTTTCAACATTGTGAGATTTGGGTACCTACGCTAGAGGCCTATTTGAAATCAGGCGGAACCCTTTTAGAAGCGAAGAAGCGCATCGATGATCTAGGAATTAAAATCCAAAACGCCATTGGCTTCGCCCAGTGGATCGTAGATGATGAGGCGACGCGCAAACAAGGTTTGGAACAAATGAAACGCGAGATGGATATGCTAGCCCAATTAGGCTGTTTCCGCACCGCCGCTCCTCCCATGGGCGCCACCAAAGAAGCCGGCCTCGACCTTCGTCGCGCGGCAGAACGCTACCGCGCCATCCTCGACTTAGGGGTCAGCACTGGTGTCACTCCACAACTGGAAATGTGGGGACACTCAAAAAACCTAAACCGTGTCGCGGACGTCCTTTTCGTAGCTGCCGAAGCTGGTCAACCCAACGCCAAACTGCTATTAGACGTATTCCATATCTACAAAGGCGAATCCTCTATCGACTGCCTCCACCTAGTGGGAGAAAACTCGATTGACGTCTTCCACGTTAATGACTACGTCACTTCCATTAAACCTACCTCCATTACGGACGGCGACCGCATCTATGCAGGCGATGGGGAAGCTCCCATCAAGGAAATCATTAAGCGCTTAAAACCATCTGAAAAGCCGGTTATTCTTTCGTTGGAATTATTCAACAAGGAACTTTGGTCACAAGATCCACTGAAGGTGGCGAAGACGGGACTGGAGAAGATGAAGAAGATGATCTAG